From a single Camelus bactrianus isolate YW-2024 breed Bactrian camel chromosome 11, ASM4877302v1, whole genome shotgun sequence genomic region:
- the TBATA gene encoding protein TBATA isoform X5 gives MATEVTTQLGEHPLMSPRPELKPEKKSGHGPRSHRDGGPQRQLMIPGIVDLELIREALRTPKPQTPGAYRFGRLSHHSFFSRHHPHPQHVTHIQDLTGKPVCVVRDGFSLAASPQATLLSRYLIRMPTISVPIGDPQSNRDPRLPSEAWRKELKDLASRVAIFTKENELKNKKKEEPQREQGAKYSAETGRLIPASTQAMARRHSCQGLRNHPSSRDGGVQTFILQDQELLILELLSQILQTDSLNAIQFWLLYAPPKEKDMALGLLQTAVAQLLPQPLLSISAEKLLNQLQGVQELSQERQQLPYSQSPKKTKTPPLSNSEKPENIGKVQVLRMHSSQNPEKASKPKAEG, from the exons ATGGCTACGGAAGTGACGACCCAACTGGGGGAACATCCACTGATGAG TCCAAGGCCTGAGCTGAAACCTGAGAAGAAGTCAGGACACGGGCCAAGAAGCCACAGGGACGGCGGGCCACAGAGACAACTGATGATCCCAGGGATCGTGGATCTTGAGCTGATCCGAGAGGCACTGAGGACCCCCAAGCCCCAAACCCCAGGTGCCTACCGCTTCGGCCGTCTCAGCCACCATTCCTTCTTCTCCCGGCACCATCCGCACCCCCAGCACGTGACCCACATCCAAG ATCTCACTGGGAAGCCTGTGTGTGTCGTCAGGGACGGATTCTCTCTGGCTGCCTCTCCTCAAGCCACACTCTTATCTCGCTATCTGATCAGGATGCCCACCATCTCTGTCCCCATTGGAGACCCACAGTCCAATCGAGACCCTCGGCTTCCTTCTG AGGCCTGGAGGAAGGAGTTGAAAGACCTGGCTTCCCGGGTGGCCATCTTCACCAAGGAGAATGAGCTGAAGAACAAGAAG AAGGAGGAGCCTCAGCGGGAGCAGGGAGCAAAGTACTCAGCAGAGACTGGTAGGCTCATCCCTGCTTCCACCCAGGCGATGGCCCGCCGCCATTCCTGCCAGGGCCTACGAAACCACCCTTCGAGCAGAGATGGAGGAGTCCAGACCTTCATCCTGCAGGATCAGGAGTTGCTG ATCCTAGAGCTCCTTTCTCAAATCCTGCAAACAGACTCCTTGAATGCTATCCAGTTCTGGCTACTCTACGCTCCCCCCAAGG AGAAAGACATGGCACTAGGGCTCCTGCAGACAGCAGTGGCacagctccttccccagcccctacTCTCCATCTCAGCAGAAAAACTCCTGAACCAGCTCCAGGGAGTTCAAGAACTATCGCAAGAGAGGCAACAGCTACCCTACAG CCAATCCCCGAAGAAGACGAAGACACCACCTCTATCAAACAGCGAAAAACCAG AGAACATCGGGAAAGTACAAGTTCTCCGCATGCACTCAAGCCAGAACCCAGAGAAGGCATCAAAGCCAAAGGCAGAGGGCTAA
- the TBATA gene encoding protein TBATA isoform X4: protein MATEVTTQLGEHPLMSPRPELKPEKKSGHGPRSHRDGGPQRQLMIPGIVDLELIREALRTPKPQTPGAYRFGRLSHHSFFSRHHPHPQHVTHIQDLTGKPVCVVRDGFSLAASPQATLLSRYLIRMPTISVPIGDPQSNRDPRLPSEAWRKELKDLASRVAIFTKENELKNKKQKEEPQREQGAKYSAETGRLIPASTQAMARRHSCQGLRNHPSSRDGGVQTFILQDQELLILELLSQILQTDSLNAIQFWLLYAPPKEKDMALGLLQTAVAQLLPQPLLSISAEKLLNQLQGVQELSQERQQLPYSQSPKKTKTPPLSNSEKPENIGKVQVLRMHSSQNPEKASKPKAEG from the exons ATGGCTACGGAAGTGACGACCCAACTGGGGGAACATCCACTGATGAG TCCAAGGCCTGAGCTGAAACCTGAGAAGAAGTCAGGACACGGGCCAAGAAGCCACAGGGACGGCGGGCCACAGAGACAACTGATGATCCCAGGGATCGTGGATCTTGAGCTGATCCGAGAGGCACTGAGGACCCCCAAGCCCCAAACCCCAGGTGCCTACCGCTTCGGCCGTCTCAGCCACCATTCCTTCTTCTCCCGGCACCATCCGCACCCCCAGCACGTGACCCACATCCAAG ATCTCACTGGGAAGCCTGTGTGTGTCGTCAGGGACGGATTCTCTCTGGCTGCCTCTCCTCAAGCCACACTCTTATCTCGCTATCTGATCAGGATGCCCACCATCTCTGTCCCCATTGGAGACCCACAGTCCAATCGAGACCCTCGGCTTCCTTCTG AGGCCTGGAGGAAGGAGTTGAAAGACCTGGCTTCCCGGGTGGCCATCTTCACCAAGGAGAATGAGCTGAAGAACAAGAAG CAGAAGGAGGAGCCTCAGCGGGAGCAGGGAGCAAAGTACTCAGCAGAGACTGGTAGGCTCATCCCTGCTTCCACCCAGGCGATGGCCCGCCGCCATTCCTGCCAGGGCCTACGAAACCACCCTTCGAGCAGAGATGGAGGAGTCCAGACCTTCATCCTGCAGGATCAGGAGTTGCTG ATCCTAGAGCTCCTTTCTCAAATCCTGCAAACAGACTCCTTGAATGCTATCCAGTTCTGGCTACTCTACGCTCCCCCCAAGG AGAAAGACATGGCACTAGGGCTCCTGCAGACAGCAGTGGCacagctccttccccagcccctacTCTCCATCTCAGCAGAAAAACTCCTGAACCAGCTCCAGGGAGTTCAAGAACTATCGCAAGAGAGGCAACAGCTACCCTACAG CCAATCCCCGAAGAAGACGAAGACACCACCTCTATCAAACAGCGAAAAACCAG AGAACATCGGGAAAGTACAAGTTCTCCGCATGCACTCAAGCCAGAACCCAGAGAAGGCATCAAAGCCAAAGGCAGAGGGCTAA